The sequence AATTTTTATGGTTGGAATGGCCGATCCTGCAAGATCAAAGGATTATTCGGTATATGCAACGAGCACCCTGGTAAGCCCGAAAACTGCAGATAAAATGATAGAGGCCGAAAAGGACCTGGTGATTTTAGATGTAAGAAAACAGGCAGTTTTTGAAAAAGAACATCTGGAAGGATCTTACCAGATTTGGAGGCCGGATTTTTCTGCTGATAAGGGGGAATATGAATATAGCGGGATGAGGGCTTCCCCTGAGAAGATGGCTGAAACATTAGGTTCCTACGGGATTACAGCTGATACCCACCTCCTCTTACTTGGTGAAGATGCGGCCAGATTATGGTGGATATTGGATATGTACGGACATAAGGATATATCCATGATCGACGGCGGAATAGACGGGTGGAAGACAGCCGGATTAAAAGTAGTAGAGGGAGGTGCAGCAAGACCAGCTGCCCAGGCGGTATATGAATTTAGCGGTCCGGCAGATCTTTCTAAGTCAGCGAATTTAGAAGATGTGAAAGCTGCAATGGCAGATGATGTAATGATATTAGATACAAGAACTTATATTGAATCTGATGGATTAATTCAAAAGGACGGGGCATTTGCCAGGGGTAGAATCCCGGGTTCGTATAATATTCCATGGAATTTGATGGTGAACAAGGATAAAACATTTAAATCACCTAAAGAGATGAAAGCAATTTTGGATGAGGAGGGGATTACAGAAGATAGGGCAGTTATTTTATACTCTCATTCAGGCGTAAAATCTGCTTATATGACCTTTGTATTGAAAGAGTTATTGGGGTATAAAAATGTTAAAAACTATGATGGTTCATGGACTCAGTGGTCCTATGAATCCACCCGGGGAAATGTTGAAATTGAGAGAGATAACATTTTTAAGATTCTGTTCAGTTACCTTAAAAACAGGGAAAAATTAGAAAGTATAATTACTATGTTAGGGGTATGGGGACCACTGGGATACATTATAATGTATATAGTGGTTACAATAACTATGATATCGGCAGTGCCTGCCACAATAGCCGGCGGGATAATCTTCGGGCCAATAATGGGAGTTATCTATACGGCTATAGGGGCAGGTATAGGACTTTCATTATCTTTCCTGATAGCGAGATATATTGCAAGGGGAGCTATTGAGAGAAAGTTTGGAAACACAGCTATGTTTAAAAAAATAGATGAAGGAGTAAAAAGAGACGGATGGTTTATTTTGGCTGTAACCAGATTGATACCTATCTTTCCATTTGGGATCCAAAATTATGTATATGGTTTGACTTCTATTGGGTTTATGCAATATGCCATATTATCTACAATATTTATCCTTCCGGGAACCTCTGTATATGTCATGCTGGCAGGGGCATTTGCATCTGGAGACAGGGATATAGTTTTAAAGTATTCGATCATAGCGTCATTGATTTTCCTTGGATTAATTATAGTTACCAGGATAATCAAGAAAAAAGCTGGACTACAAAATAAAAACTAAATAACTAAACTTTCGAGAGACTTCATCTATTTAAAGTTAAGAAATTTGCCCGCCTTTGGTGGGCAAATTTTATTTTAAATTAATGCAAAATAGAGTAAAAAAAATTGATTTTGTTGGCGGCTATATATCGATAAAGTTATTTAAAAAATCATTTTTTATTGAAAAATTGGAAAAAAAGTGGTATAAATTATGTAAATAAATTTTTAAAGGAGAGGAATTATGTTTAAATTAAGATTTAATTGAGCCTGAATAGCCGATAAACTTCTGGATGAAGTTATGATGGAACTTTTAGAATCTGAAAAAGGATATATTAGGTAGTCTTTCTGCTTCAATATTATAAACATTTATTCCAATTCACTCTTTAACTTCCAACCCATTTTAAAATTATGATGGATATAAATAAACATATTAACGAGATGTTTTGACCTTAATATTTTATCTATTCCTAAATAATTACTTTCGGAACAACTCTGTTCCCATTAACAATCATTTTAAAAAACGAAGAAAACAATAAAAATTTAATCTTAATGCATAAATATAATCTCCTTGATAAAGCAGGGGGTCACTTGTGATGTGTTAAATTCGGACTTATCTCGGAAAATTATTGCTTTTAAAATTTATTCAAACCTCAGTTGATTCTAGAAAGATGTCCATAGGATAGATTAAATTTAATAAGCCTTGAATGATAACTGTATAAATTTACATTAATTTTAAATTGACATAAAATAAAGTGAAAATTTTTATTATATATAATAAAAATTATAGTATATGGAGGTTAATTAATTGAAGTATA is a genomic window of Psychrilyobacter piezotolerans containing:
- a CDS encoding rhodanese-like domain-containing protein, translated to MKKLLIILMFMTIFMVGMADPARSKDYSVYATSTLVSPKTADKMIEAEKDLVILDVRKQAVFEKEHLEGSYQIWRPDFSADKGEYEYSGMRASPEKMAETLGSYGITADTHLLLLGEDAARLWWILDMYGHKDISMIDGGIDGWKTAGLKVVEGGAARPAAQAVYEFSGPADLSKSANLEDVKAAMADDVMILDTRTYIESDGLIQKDGAFARGRIPGSYNIPWNLMVNKDKTFKSPKEMKAILDEEGITEDRAVILYSHSGVKSAYMTFVLKELLGYKNVKNYDGSWTQWSYESTRGNVEIERDNIFKILFSYLKNREKLESIITMLGVWGPLGYIIMYIVVTITMISAVPATIAGGIIFGPIMGVIYTAIGAGIGLSLSFLIARYIARGAIERKFGNTAMFKKIDEGVKRDGWFILAVTRLIPIFPFGIQNYVYGLTSIGFMQYAILSTIFILPGTSVYVMLAGAFASGDRDIVLKYSIIASLIFLGLIIVTRIIKKKAGLQNKN